The Neobacillus sp. OS1-2 genome includes a window with the following:
- a CDS encoding biotin transporter BioY: MKKLRALDLTLAGMFVALMAIGANIATIAPFLQVGGVPITLQTFFAILAGAILGSRLGSIAMTVYMLVGFVGVPVFAGFIGGPSIIFRPTFGFIISYIFTAFIIGKIVEKKKSMAAFIIASLLGMAVNYLFGTNWMYYAYKLWAAAPEGFTYKMAWLWMVAPLPKDIILAVCAGIMAHRLEKTILSKGHFKHLKRAS, from the coding sequence ATGAAGAAATTAAGGGCACTTGATTTAACGCTTGCGGGAATGTTTGTAGCACTAATGGCCATTGGTGCGAACATTGCTACGATAGCTCCGTTTTTACAAGTTGGCGGGGTTCCGATTACGTTGCAAACTTTTTTTGCTATTTTAGCAGGGGCTATTTTGGGCAGCCGGTTAGGATCGATAGCGATGACTGTTTATATGTTAGTGGGTTTTGTGGGGGTTCCGGTCTTTGCCGGTTTTATCGGAGGTCCTTCCATTATCTTTAGGCCTACCTTCGGCTTTATTATTTCCTATATTTTCACTGCTTTTATCATTGGAAAGATTGTCGAGAAGAAGAAAAGTATGGCCGCCTTTATCATCGCATCCTTACTAGGAATGGCAGTAAACTATCTATTCGGAACAAACTGGATGTACTATGCATATAAACTTTGGGCGGCAGCACCGGAAGGATTTACATATAAAATGGCATGGCTATGGATGGTCGCCCCGCTGCCAAAGGACATCATCCTTGCCGTATGCGCCGGAATCATGGCCCATCGCCTAGAAAAAACCATCCTCTCAAAAGGGCATTTCAAACATTTAAAACGTGCATCATAA
- a CDS encoding GGDEF domain-containing protein, producing MVKARLYDTTLFLTALVIAFSSSGLLVTNSNYIKTLLIFWFFASLYYRLRVFYKNGSINIDYGISYDLAMVLFAGPLGLFVFETIYRFSVYFYRKWTKTADPSEFFDTFYNIGCFVITNSLAFLLFQYFHSSFETLPFGFWILIFLLVCISSYLSGTFMVIVFIILGELQSFKEGFEFIFKSISLLDYGKVAITNGLLLLFLQDGKWEWLISVFILNYIVSRSFYSKSQSIQNKLERDQFEQMAYTDFLTGVSNRTFMDKKMAELNQTGENIGIVVCDIDKFKRINDSFNHAVGDKVIQHFAAALKTYLSKEDYLFRSGGEEFTLCLRNRSFDQTEKLVKRMQKGLERNLVNVEFNGAEISISYTASFGLYFYKVHEQLSMEKAYILADQLMFQSKQSGRNKVSAINGLSPSKAI from the coding sequence ATGGTTAAAGCAAGGTTATACGACACAACGCTCTTTCTGACTGCATTGGTAATCGCTTTTAGTTCATCCGGACTTTTGGTTACCAATTCCAACTATATAAAGACCTTACTCATATTCTGGTTTTTTGCTAGTTTATACTATCGTCTAAGGGTATTTTACAAAAATGGCAGTATCAATATTGACTATGGAATTAGTTATGATTTAGCAATGGTGCTTTTTGCCGGGCCGCTCGGCTTATTTGTATTTGAGACGATTTATCGCTTTTCGGTTTATTTTTATCGAAAGTGGACTAAAACAGCCGATCCCAGCGAATTTTTTGATACGTTTTATAATATTGGCTGTTTTGTTATTACTAACTCACTGGCCTTTCTACTATTCCAGTACTTTCATAGTAGTTTCGAAACACTTCCCTTTGGCTTCTGGATCCTGATCTTCTTATTGGTTTGTATTTCCTCCTATTTATCTGGTACTTTCATGGTGATTGTATTTATTATTTTGGGCGAGCTGCAATCATTTAAGGAAGGGTTCGAGTTTATTTTTAAAAGTATAAGCTTGCTTGATTACGGCAAGGTTGCGATCACCAATGGCCTGCTGCTGCTATTTCTCCAAGACGGGAAATGGGAATGGTTGATTAGCGTATTTATATTGAATTACATCGTTAGCCGCTCGTTTTATTCAAAGTCTCAAAGTATTCAAAATAAACTTGAACGAGACCAATTTGAACAAATGGCCTATACGGACTTTTTGACTGGCGTTTCCAACCGTACCTTCATGGATAAAAAAATGGCGGAATTAAATCAAACAGGTGAAAATATCGGCATTGTCGTATGTGATATTGATAAATTCAAGAGAATTAATGATAGTTTCAATCACGCCGTGGGCGATAAAGTGATTCAGCACTTTGCGGCTGCCTTAAAAACCTATCTCTCGAAAGAGGATTATTTGTTTAGAAGCGGCGGGGAGGAATTTACGCTTTGTCTAAGAAACAGAAGCTTTGATCAGACGGAGAAGCTTGTGAAAAGGATGCAAAAAGGACTTGAACGCAATTTAGTCAATGTGGAGTTCAACGGGGCGGAGATTTCAATTTCCTATACAGCTTCATTTGGTCTCTATTTCTATAAAGTTCATGAACAGCTCTCCATGGAAAAAGCCTATATTCTGGCAGACCAACTAATGTTCCAATCCAAACAATCCGGAAGAAACAAAGTTTCCGCCATAAACGGCCTCTCCCCCTCAAAAGCAATCTAA
- a CDS encoding sodium:alanine symporter family protein yields MKIIESFVNGTNTLLWSYVLIILLIGSGLYFTFRSKFVQFRMVGEMFRLMGEGATGDKKGISSFQAFCISTASRVGTGNLAGVAIAITTGGPGAVFWMWLIALIGSASAFVESTLAQIFKVKDGDTFRGGPAYYMEKALNARWMGVTFAVLISLTFGLAFNSVQANTITSSLNNSFGFNKTIVAIVLSVITAVIIFGGLKRIAKVAEWMVPVMAGAYILIALYIMVTNLSEIPGVFKLIFESAFGIKEAAGGAIGAAMMNGIKRGLFSNEAGMGSAPNAAATAEVSHPVKQGLIQSLGVFVDTLVICSSTAFIILLSGLYTSKEGNGIILTQNALEGSLGSWAGIFLAVIVFLFAFSSVVGNYYYGESNIDFIKNNKVVLNLYRVAVVGMVAFGSLAELSFVWSLADLFMGLMAIINLIAVLLLGKIAFAALADYKKQKANGQNPVFYTSNIEGLKNVEAWEAAPTNVKPKRKLG; encoded by the coding sequence ATGAAGATAATTGAAAGTTTTGTGAATGGAACCAATACATTGCTTTGGTCATATGTTCTAATCATTTTATTAATTGGCTCAGGGCTTTATTTTACTTTCCGGTCAAAGTTCGTTCAGTTCCGAATGGTGGGCGAGATGTTCCGCTTAATGGGGGAAGGAGCAACAGGCGATAAGAAGGGGATATCATCCTTTCAAGCCTTTTGTATCAGCACAGCCTCGCGCGTTGGAACGGGGAATCTGGCAGGTGTAGCGATTGCAATCACTACCGGCGGACCGGGAGCCGTATTTTGGATGTGGCTAATTGCGTTGATTGGATCGGCCTCTGCATTTGTGGAAAGTACTCTGGCGCAAATTTTCAAGGTGAAGGATGGAGACACTTTTCGAGGCGGACCAGCTTATTATATGGAAAAAGCATTAAATGCCCGCTGGATGGGGGTCACATTTGCCGTCCTAATCTCACTCACGTTTGGACTGGCTTTTAACTCTGTTCAAGCAAACACGATTACAAGTTCATTAAACAATTCCTTTGGATTTAATAAAACGATAGTGGCGATTGTGCTATCTGTTATTACGGCAGTGATCATTTTTGGTGGACTTAAACGAATTGCCAAAGTGGCAGAATGGATGGTACCGGTTATGGCAGGTGCCTATATTTTAATTGCCTTATATATTATGGTGACAAATCTTTCTGAAATTCCCGGTGTGTTTAAGTTGATCTTTGAAAGTGCCTTTGGCATTAAAGAAGCAGCTGGGGGAGCAATTGGTGCCGCGATGATGAACGGAATTAAACGTGGATTGTTTTCAAACGAAGCTGGTATGGGTAGTGCACCGAACGCGGCAGCTACAGCAGAAGTTAGCCACCCTGTCAAACAAGGTTTGATTCAATCGCTTGGTGTATTCGTCGACACTCTTGTTATTTGCAGCTCGACCGCATTTATTATTCTTTTATCAGGCCTTTATACGTCTAAAGAAGGAAATGGAATTATCTTAACGCAAAATGCACTTGAGGGATCATTAGGATCGTGGGCAGGGATTTTCCTTGCGGTCATCGTATTTTTATTTGCCTTCAGTTCTGTGGTCGGCAACTACTATTATGGTGAATCCAATATTGATTTTATAAAAAATAACAAGGTAGTTCTCAACCTATACCGTGTGGCAGTAGTTGGAATGGTTGCCTTCGGTTCACTGGCGGAACTAAGCTTTGTTTGGAGCCTAGCCGATTTATTCATGGGACTAATGGCGATTATCAACTTAATCGCAGTTCTTCTTCTTGGGAAAATTGCTTTCGCGGCACTAGCCGATTATAAAAAGCAAAAGGCAAACGGTCAAAATCCAGTATTCTATACTTCTAATATAGAAGGGCTTAAAAACGTAGAAGCATGGGAAGCCGCCCCAACAAATGTAAAACCGAAGAGAAAACTAGGCTAA
- a CDS encoding nucleoside deaminase, producing MREEIFMKMAVDVAYDNVITNGGGPFGAVIVKNGQVISVGRNQVTTIKDPTAHAEMQAIRAACKVLNSFQLTDCELYTSCEPCPMCLGAIFWARLKIVYYGCTNEDAAKIGFDDQFIYQQLNLPPNQRSIPMFRVLPSNTYAPFNAWISKPNKKNY from the coding sequence ATGAGGGAAGAAATATTTATGAAGATGGCGGTTGATGTGGCCTATGACAATGTCATTACTAACGGTGGTGGTCCGTTTGGAGCCGTAATCGTTAAAAATGGGCAGGTGATTAGTGTCGGGCGTAACCAGGTGACCACCATAAAGGATCCGACTGCACACGCCGAAATGCAAGCTATTCGGGCAGCATGTAAGGTTTTGAATAGCTTTCAATTAACAGATTGTGAACTTTATACGAGCTGTGAGCCGTGCCCGATGTGCCTTGGAGCTATTTTTTGGGCGAGACTAAAAATAGTGTACTATGGTTGTACGAATGAGGATGCAGCGAAGATTGGATTTGACGATCAATTTATCTATCAACAACTAAACCTACCCCCGAATCAGCGAAGTATCCCAATGTTCCGAGTCCTCCCGTCCAATACTTATGCACCCTTCAACGCTTGGATCAGCAAACCAAATAAGAAGAACTATTAA